A single Balaenoptera ricei isolate mBalRic1 chromosome 13, mBalRic1.hap2, whole genome shotgun sequence DNA region contains:
- the LOC132376821 gene encoding small ubiquitin-related modifier 1-like, translating into MSGQEAKLSTEDLGDKKEGEYIKLKVIGQDGSEIHFKVKMTTHLKKLKESYCQRQGVPMNSLRFLFEGQRIADNHTPKELGMEEEDVIEVYQEQTGGRSTI; encoded by the coding sequence ATGTCTGGCCAGGAGGCAAAACTTTCAACTGAGGACTTGGGGGATAAGAAGGAAGGAGAATATATTAAACTCAAAGTCATCGGACAGGATGGCAGTGAGATTCACTTCAAAGTGAAAATGACAACACATCTCAAGAAACTCAAAGAATCATACTGTCAAAGACAGGGAGTTCCCATGAATTCACTCAGGTTTCTCTTTGAAGGTCAGAGAATTGCTGATAATCACACTCCAAAAGAACTGGGAATGGAGGAAGAAGATGTGATTGAAGTTTATCAGGAACAAACAGGGGGTCGTTCAAcaatttag